Proteins found in one Methylobacter sp. S3L5C genomic segment:
- a CDS encoding sigma-54-dependent Fis family transcriptional regulator has product MTIDYTIPNKVRIIQEALLVRHTIEFEVDRPAQAWQWMNQTRTIPDQGEWVRPEVTEAWRRCLEDYQLPLGNYVNWEKYPAINKTVNSTHQLRNIEELIKQLSHNFTIFLKEAGVMMVLTTAEGRLLYVSGENHLLSSFINQLYEQGANWHEPVLGNNGIGTAITLKKPIAFQGMEHFLSVLHPFTTVGYPLLDDAGNLLAVIGLVSNNHECMNSLFAFLHLICVLVNTNLPLAQNKIAQERVLEKFHFKPAIKPSNQDNESGISEALNLLIQKAVKLQTHKIPILITGESGVGKDHFVNLLKQAGPRKNAPFIAINCASIPHDLIESELFGYEAGSFTGARSNGKPGKFKLADKGILFLDEIGDMSFDLQSTLLRVLETSEFTPVGGCSPIRVDVQVVAATNVQLIEAVEAGRFRRDLYYRLNGAQIHLLPLRERPDKKTIIHHILQRELNTISVTDPFEICPEVISLIERHPWPGNIRQLINVIRATLYTASNPFISKKDLPLDFMAELKLNDDNWQSSDGHQTFTSMPLTQEVPIKSLSNWELHGIKTALKECDGNISLAAKRLGITRSTLYKKIDYFRLDKMGDGLLA; this is encoded by the coding sequence ATGACTATTGATTATACAATTCCTAATAAAGTAAGAATCATTCAAGAAGCATTATTAGTCCGACACACCATTGAATTTGAAGTTGACCGCCCTGCCCAGGCATGGCAATGGATGAATCAAACCCGTACGATTCCGGATCAAGGCGAATGGGTACGTCCGGAAGTTACCGAGGCCTGGCGACGTTGCCTGGAAGATTACCAATTACCGTTGGGTAATTATGTCAATTGGGAAAAGTATCCCGCCATTAATAAAACAGTCAACAGCACGCATCAGTTAAGAAATATAGAAGAACTGATCAAACAATTAAGCCATAACTTCACGATATTTCTCAAAGAAGCGGGCGTCATGATGGTTCTCACTACGGCAGAAGGACGGCTGTTGTATGTCTCCGGTGAAAATCATTTACTGAGTTCATTTATAAACCAACTATATGAGCAGGGAGCAAACTGGCATGAACCTGTTTTGGGTAATAATGGTATCGGCACGGCAATCACTCTAAAAAAACCCATTGCCTTTCAGGGTATGGAGCATTTTTTAAGTGTATTACACCCGTTTACAACGGTTGGTTATCCGTTACTGGATGATGCCGGGAACTTACTGGCGGTTATAGGTCTGGTCAGTAATAATCACGAATGTATGAACTCACTGTTTGCTTTCCTGCATTTAATTTGTGTCTTGGTAAATACCAACTTACCTTTGGCTCAAAATAAAATCGCTCAAGAACGGGTGTTAGAAAAATTTCATTTTAAACCGGCCATCAAGCCGTCAAACCAAGACAATGAATCCGGCATTTCAGAAGCATTGAATTTACTCATTCAAAAAGCCGTAAAACTACAAACGCATAAAATACCTATCCTGATTACCGGTGAATCAGGCGTTGGTAAAGATCACTTCGTCAATTTACTTAAACAGGCAGGCCCCAGAAAAAATGCGCCCTTTATTGCCATCAATTGCGCATCAATACCGCATGATTTAATAGAAAGTGAATTGTTTGGTTATGAAGCAGGTAGCTTTACCGGAGCGCGAAGTAATGGCAAACCGGGAAAATTTAAGCTGGCTGACAAAGGTATTTTATTTCTGGATGAAATAGGCGATATGAGTTTTGATTTACAATCAACTTTATTGCGGGTGTTGGAAACTTCGGAGTTTACCCCGGTAGGCGGCTGTTCGCCTATTCGTGTGGATGTGCAAGTCGTTGCGGCAACCAATGTACAATTAATTGAGGCGGTAGAAGCCGGGCGTTTTCGGCGTGATCTTTATTATCGGCTCAATGGTGCGCAAATTCATCTTCTACCTTTACGAGAACGGCCTGATAAAAAAACCATCATTCATCATATCTTGCAACGTGAATTAAATACTATTTCCGTAACAGACCCTTTTGAAATTTGCCCGGAAGTCATTAGCCTGATTGAACGCCATCCTTGGCCAGGTAATATTCGTCAACTGATTAACGTGATAAGAGCTACGCTTTATACCGCCAGTAATCCATTTATCAGCAAAAAAGATCTGCCGCTGGATTTTATGGCCGAACTCAAATTAAATGACGACAACTGGCAATCATCTGATGGTCACCAAACGTTTACCTCAATGCCGTTAACTCAAGAAGTGCCGATTAAGAGCTTATCGAACTGGGAATTACATGGTATAAAAACCGCATTAAAAGAATGTGACGGTAATATTTCTTTGGCGGCAAAAAGATTAGGTATTACCCGCTCGACGCTATATAAAAAAATTGATTACTTTAGGTTGGATAAAATGGGCGACGGGTTACTCGCATGA
- the mmoC gene encoding aromatic/alkene monooxygenase hydroxylase FAD-binding subunit MmoC encodes MASTHQVTIVTQDDESITFECRSDEDVISAGLRQDIYLMASCREGGCATCKGFCSEGDYVLGKFSSQALPSEEEDAGEVLLCRCYPTTDIEVEVPYTYDRISFSPEGLSFEAEVTDLAQISSNVMRLLVRRIGDDKQVKFDSGQFFDLEIPGTTTTRSYSPANITNKQGDLEFLIRIVDGGKFSTYMKDDAKIGQKILVKGPSGIFGLKENGFTPRYFIAGGTGLAPILSMVRRMHEWQEPQKCVIYFGVNTEAEIFHLDELDQLAAEMPTLELRNCVWKCSDDWHCEKGSVVDILRRDLQLTGVKPDIYLCGPPGMVDATFAVCEDQGIPKDRIYLEKFLPSGS; translated from the coding sequence ATGGCAAGTACCCATCAGGTAACAATTGTTACCCAGGACGATGAATCCATCACATTTGAATGTCGTTCAGATGAAGATGTCATCAGCGCCGGATTACGGCAAGATATTTATTTAATGGCGTCATGCCGCGAAGGTGGCTGTGCCACTTGCAAAGGCTTTTGCTCGGAAGGTGATTACGTCTTGGGTAAATTCAGCTCCCAGGCGCTGCCTTCAGAGGAAGAAGATGCAGGGGAAGTGTTGCTATGTCGCTGTTATCCGACTACCGACATTGAAGTTGAAGTACCTTACACTTACGACCGTATATCATTTTCCCCGGAAGGCTTATCTTTTGAAGCAGAAGTAACTGACTTGGCGCAAATATCCAGTAACGTTATGCGTTTACTCGTGCGCCGAATCGGTGATGATAAACAAGTTAAATTTGATTCCGGACAATTTTTTGATCTGGAAATTCCTGGTACAACGACTACCCGCTCTTATTCACCGGCAAACATAACCAACAAGCAAGGTGACCTGGAATTTTTGATTCGGATAGTCGATGGCGGCAAGTTTTCAACCTATATGAAAGACGATGCCAAAATTGGGCAAAAAATACTGGTTAAAGGCCCGTCAGGTATTTTTGGTCTAAAAGAAAACGGCTTTACACCGCGCTATTTTATTGCTGGTGGCACAGGTTTAGCCCCCATATTATCAATGGTCAGACGTATGCACGAATGGCAAGAGCCACAAAAATGCGTGATCTATTTTGGCGTTAATACTGAAGCAGAAATTTTTCATCTGGACGAACTTGATCAGTTAGCGGCTGAAATGCCAACGTTGGAACTGAGAAATTGCGTATGGAAATGTTCAGATGATTGGCATTGTGAAAAAGGCAGTGTTGTCGATATTTTACGTCGCGATTTGCAATTAACAGGCGTCAAGCCTGATATTTATTTATGCGGTCCTCCCGGTATGGTGGATGCCACCTTCGCGGTCTGCGAAGATCAAGGTATTCCCAAAGATCGCATTTATCTGGAAAAATTCTTGCCCAGTGGATCGTAG
- a CDS encoding ATP-binding protein produces MCNSVLQVDVIIPTQTKYLDLIGSIGEHIAKDIDDFSGDREALAYHLNLVLTEATTNAIKHATLTTPKDTVRITIHIQDNELNIKVYDHGQGFDLETVPLPDFEQPEESGMGLYFIRTFMDSVTYTKQDDCNVLEITKYL; encoded by the coding sequence ATGTGTAATTCGGTTCTACAGGTAGATGTAATCATTCCGACGCAGACCAAATATCTGGATTTAATCGGCAGTATTGGTGAACATATAGCGAAAGATATTGATGATTTTTCTGGTGACAGGGAGGCGTTGGCTTATCATTTAAACCTGGTATTGACTGAAGCCACGACTAATGCCATTAAGCATGCCACGCTAACTACCCCGAAAGATACCGTCAGGATAACCATCCATATTCAGGATAATGAGCTGAATATCAAGGTTTATGACCATGGTCAGGGCTTTGACCTGGAAACGGTGCCGTTACCTGATTTTGAGCAACCTGAAGAAAGCGGTATGGGGCTCTACTTCATTAGAACCTTTATGGATTCAGTTACTTACACCAAGCAAGATGATTGTAATGTGTTGGAAATTACAAAATATCTATAG
- the mmoD gene encoding soluble methane monooxygenase-binding protein MmoD, producing MLEAPDILSTSQDQQTDNPNTDLTVLYDSHPYTAYAEDLQFMWRWTIYRDHVLIQEGCSLTLDASKHSIKHVMAFFNMKSPNSQTEEAL from the coding sequence ATGTTAGAAGCACCAGACATTTTATCTACTTCACAAGATCAGCAAACGGATAATCCTAATACTGATCTCACTGTACTTTATGATAGCCATCCCTACACTGCTTATGCAGAAGATCTGCAATTTATGTGGCGGTGGACTATCTATCGCGACCACGTACTGATTCAGGAAGGGTGTTCGTTAACATTGGATGCATCAAAGCATTCAATAAAACATGTCATGGCTTTTTTCAACATGAAAAGTCCGAACTCCCAGACAGAAGAGGCACTGTAG
- a CDS encoding BLUF domain-containing protein: MSLNCLVYVSLANQEMSDKHLQDLLKKAREKNEALSITGMLLFRDGFFMQALEGEQQDLEELFTTIANDRRHRDVLQIYKKPISQRSFPDWKMGFNKIDDKTVADIDGFTDFLKNPTPDFFMHRASEAEALLDQFKHQLFF, translated from the coding sequence ATGTCACTTAATTGTTTAGTCTACGTAAGTTTGGCCAACCAAGAGATGTCTGATAAACATCTACAGGATCTGCTCAAGAAAGCCAGAGAAAAAAATGAAGCGTTAAGTATCACTGGAATGTTGCTCTTTCGTGATGGTTTTTTTATGCAAGCACTTGAAGGTGAACAACAAGACCTCGAAGAGCTGTTTACTACCATTGCCAATGATCGTCGACATCGCGATGTGTTACAGATTTATAAAAAGCCAATTTCGCAAAGAAGTTTTCCCGATTGGAAGATGGGCTTTAATAAAATTGACGATAAAACCGTAGCAGACATTGATGGCTTTACAGATTTTTTAAAAAATCCAACACCCGATTTTTTTATGCATCGTGCCAGTGAAGCAGAAGCACTACTCGATCAATTTAAGCACCAACTGTTCTTTTGA
- the groEL gene encoding chaperonin GroEL: MSKQIIYNPEARLKMMAGIDRVARAVIVTMGSNGPAVMIQHRTDGIMPIFTRDGVTVARSINFDDRITDLGGRMLRDVAGAVSRQVGDGTTTSIVLAQKLAQDCLKSVAAGFHPLQLKKGLDIGLALVEKNLADKAFTEVSADWIEKISAVATKDEPGVGKLLAEALDKLGVQGTLTFQMGNSRQDELEIVDGAQYPQGFISPYFMTDKTREEAVLENPYILLYDRDIDDMMDLVPLLEVVKAQGRSLLIIAENVIDKALTGLLLNHVRGIFKVVAVKPPGFGDKRLNRFKDLALLTGGHAILDDYSSPKLEDVTLDLLGQATRVIVTANSTTIIGAAGDQTAIDVRTETLRQEAAIILAKKPGQGSATGNKHDYEELEDRIAFLKGRTGVFSVGGMADFEIKERLIRIENAYMSAIAALEEGVLPGGGVALFCCIKALDSVIAENAEQQQGIKILQAALSAPLQKIAQNAGLNSEAVIARLNAQDDDSFTLDTQRQLYGNFLEIGIIDPVKVMRLALRNAVSVVSTMMTTETIVMDVPDNSIMEGYSPEWAAATREDPRA, encoded by the coding sequence ATGAGTAAACAGATTATTTACAACCCTGAAGCACGCTTAAAAATGATGGCCGGGATTGATAGAGTTGCACGTGCAGTCATTGTAACAATGGGTAGTAATGGCCCTGCCGTCATGATTCAGCATCGCACCGACGGCATTATGCCCATTTTTACCCGGGACGGTGTTACGGTAGCCAGATCAATCAATTTTGATGACAGAATTACCGATTTGGGCGGACGGATGCTGCGTGATGTTGCCGGTGCTGTTTCACGACAAGTCGGTGACGGTACAACCACCTCGATTGTACTGGCACAAAAACTGGCGCAAGACTGTTTAAAAAGTGTTGCCGCAGGCTTTCACCCTTTACAGTTAAAAAAAGGCCTGGATATTGGCCTGGCTTTAGTGGAAAAAAATCTGGCAGACAAAGCCTTTACCGAGGTTAGCGCCGACTGGATAGAAAAAATTTCTGCGGTGGCGACTAAAGATGAACCGGGGGTCGGTAAACTGCTGGCTGAAGCTCTCGATAAATTAGGTGTACAAGGTACATTAACCTTTCAAATGGGTAACAGCCGACAAGATGAATTGGAGATTGTTGACGGCGCACAATATCCACAAGGCTTCATATCGCCTTATTTTATGACCGATAAAACCCGTGAAGAAGCGGTGTTGGAGAACCCTTATATTCTGCTTTACGACCGTGACATTGATGACATGATGGACTTGGTGCCACTTTTGGAAGTGGTCAAAGCACAAGGACGTTCGCTGTTAATTATTGCTGAAAATGTCATTGATAAAGCTTTAACCGGCTTATTGCTGAATCATGTGCGTGGAATTTTTAAGGTTGTGGCGGTTAAGCCCCCGGGTTTTGGTGATAAACGCCTTAATCGTTTTAAAGATTTAGCCCTGTTAACCGGTGGCCATGCAATTCTTGATGACTATAGCTCGCCCAAACTTGAGGACGTTACCTTGGATCTGTTGGGCCAAGCAACGCGGGTAATCGTTACCGCGAATTCAACAACGATTATCGGTGCGGCAGGTGACCAAACTGCTATCGACGTGCGCACGGAAACATTACGCCAGGAAGCGGCAATTATTTTAGCCAAAAAGCCCGGACAAGGCTCTGCTACCGGTAATAAACACGACTATGAAGAATTGGAAGATCGCATTGCCTTCCTGAAAGGTAGAACCGGTGTATTTAGTGTCGGCGGAATGGCTGATTTTGAAATAAAAGAACGTCTGATCCGTATTGAAAATGCTTATATGTCGGCTATAGCCGCTCTTGAAGAAGGTGTTTTACCCGGTGGCGGCGTTGCCTTGTTTTGCTGTATTAAAGCGCTTGATAGCGTCATTGCCGAAAATGCAGAGCAACAGCAAGGTATCAAGATTTTGCAAGCCGCATTAAGCGCTCCCTTGCAAAAAATAGCCCAAAATGCCGGTTTAAATAGTGAGGCCGTAATTGCCCGCTTAAATGCGCAAGATGATGACAGTTTCACACTGGATACCCAGCGTCAGCTGTACGGAAACTTTTTGGAGATTGGCATTATTGATCCCGTTAAAGTTATGCGTCTGGCATTACGCAATGCTGTCAGCGTGGTAAGTACTATGATGACGACAGAAACCATTGTTATGGATGTCCCCGATAATTCAATTATGGAGGGTTATTCACCGGAATGGGCAGCGGCGACCCGCGAGGATCCTAGAGCCTAA
- a CDS encoding STAS domain-containing protein, which yields MKLKLEKINDCSVIFIEEERIDAHNSGELKAYILQLIENGDVNIIVQLENVRFIDSSGLGALLSGHKNAVAKSGKLGLACCRQQVLSMFELTRLNRVFEIYTDLNEAFENEA from the coding sequence ATGAAACTAAAACTCGAAAAAATAAATGATTGTAGTGTTATATTTATTGAGGAAGAAAGAATAGATGCTCACAATTCGGGCGAATTAAAAGCCTACATCCTGCAGTTGATAGAAAATGGCGACGTTAATATTATCGTTCAACTCGAAAATGTTCGCTTTATAGACAGTTCCGGCTTGGGTGCCTTACTATCAGGACATAAAAATGCGGTAGCTAAATCCGGCAAGCTTGGTTTAGCCTGTTGCAGGCAACAAGTATTATCAATGTTTGAGTTAACCCGGTTAAACCGGGTTTTTGAGATTTATACTGATCTAAATGAAGCTTTTGAAAACGAAGCCTAG
- a CDS encoding MgtC/SapB family protein, with protein MTELENFKLLGIALAIGLLIGLERGWRTRDREEGMRVAGLRTYGMIGLLGGLSGILAQQVDAYLMGFFFLGLTAVLLLAYSKSLDKFADFSITSIIASLITFTLGALTVFGHIMLASASAVIITSLLGFKPLLHGWLKKLEQHELYATLKLLLISVVMLPILPNQGYGPWAAFNPYHIWLMVVLIAGISYLGYFAIRILGNQHGPVLTGALGGLVSSTAVTLNLSKLSAQNPTMSNVLAAGILTACATMFARTLLLTSVMNPALFQMLFPALLVMTIFTYLAAFLLWWNRQEFHTIDEITLENPFQLIMAMKFGAFLVIIMLLSNVLKIYFGDMGTYFLAATAGLADVDPITLSMAQMSKQGLEVSVAAKAILIAVSVNSGIKSIFSWFIGGRALALRVSSTLAGAVIAGLLIT; from the coding sequence ATGACTGAACTGGAAAACTTCAAACTTCTGGGAATTGCTTTGGCAATAGGTTTGTTAATTGGCCTCGAACGTGGTTGGCGCACTCGTGATCGGGAGGAAGGTATGCGGGTTGCAGGCTTACGTACCTATGGAATGATTGGCTTGTTGGGTGGTTTGTCAGGTATTCTGGCGCAGCAGGTCGATGCTTATCTGATGGGCTTTTTTTTTCTGGGTCTCACAGCGGTGTTGTTACTGGCTTATAGTAAAAGCCTCGATAAATTTGCAGATTTTAGTATCACCAGTATTATTGCCTCGCTAATCACTTTTACGTTGGGCGCGTTAACGGTTTTCGGCCATATTATGCTGGCTTCTGCAAGTGCGGTAATTATTACTTCACTACTCGGTTTTAAGCCATTACTTCATGGTTGGCTTAAAAAACTGGAACAACACGAATTATATGCAACGCTGAAATTGTTACTGATCTCGGTTGTTATGCTTCCGATACTACCCAATCAGGGTTATGGCCCTTGGGCTGCCTTTAATCCTTATCATATTTGGTTGATGGTGGTGTTGATTGCCGGTATTTCTTATCTGGGTTATTTTGCCATCAGGATTCTTGGTAACCAGCATGGGCCGGTTTTAACCGGTGCCTTGGGTGGATTGGTTTCTTCGACTGCCGTTACGCTTAATTTATCAAAGTTATCAGCGCAAAATCCAACGATGAGCAACGTGCTCGCGGCTGGTATTTTAACGGCCTGTGCCACCATGTTTGCACGTACTCTACTGTTAACATCCGTTATGAATCCTGCTTTGTTCCAAATGCTGTTCCCTGCGCTGCTGGTAATGACTATTTTTACTTATCTTGCGGCTTTTCTGTTGTGGTGGAACCGGCAAGAATTCCATACCATTGACGAGATAACACTGGAAAACCCTTTTCAATTAATAATGGCGATGAAGTTTGGTGCATTTTTGGTTATCATCATGTTGCTATCTAATGTGTTAAAAATTTATTTTGGCGACATGGGGACTTATTTTTTGGCGGCGACTGCAGGTTTGGCTGATGTTGATCCGATTACCCTTTCGATGGCACAAATGAGCAAGCAAGGCTTGGAGGTCAGTGTAGCAGCCAAGGCAATTCTTATTGCAGTATCTGTTAATTCGGGCATAAAAAGTATTTTTTCATGGTTTATTGGTGGCAGGGCTTTGGCGCTTAGAGTTAGCAGTACTTTGGCTGGAGCCGTTATTGCAGGTTTATTGATTACCTAA
- the mmoZ gene encoding aromatic/alkene monooxygenase hydroxylase subunit gamma has protein sequence MANIHDNPTRDAWVKQIAGLNTMAKGHAFLKDFRAKHINPFKTDFSLELDGLWIESKIEEKVALLKHAELNDVEFFNNTISGENAQKVADGVVAKMDACTNMYEAEKIHINFRLANKPPVMPVNVFMDTDRLLGTKLMELRNVDYYALSLEDLRKARGVKVIALQS, from the coding sequence ATGGCTAACATTCATGATAACCCAACGCGTGATGCCTGGGTCAAACAAATCGCTGGATTGAACACCATGGCAAAAGGCCATGCATTTTTAAAAGATTTTCGTGCCAAACACATTAATCCTTTTAAAACTGATTTTTCACTGGAACTGGATGGCCTGTGGATTGAAAGCAAAATTGAAGAAAAAGTCGCTTTATTGAAGCATGCAGAACTCAATGATGTAGAGTTTTTTAACAATACTATCAGTGGTGAAAATGCCCAAAAAGTGGCTGACGGTGTAGTCGCCAAAATGGATGCTTGTACCAATATGTACGAAGCCGAAAAAATCCATATCAACTTCAGACTGGCTAACAAGCCGCCTGTCATGCCGGTTAATGTCTTCATGGACACTGATCGTTTGTTAGGTACCAAGTTGATGGAACTTAGAAACGTTGATTACTATGCCTTGTCTTTAGAAGACTTGCGTAAAGCGCGTGGCGTCAAAGTCATCGCTTTACAATCGTAA
- the mmoB gene encoding methane monooxygenase regulator MmoB: MSTNANSYGAGIMAKTGKAFADEYFAEENQVCKETNDVVLVLKKSDEMNTVVQEILLGDHKDDNPTLVVEDRAGYWWLKATGKIEVDCREVSELLGKHFSVYDFLVDVSSTIGRAYTLDETFTITSELMGLDVKLKDLETV, encoded by the coding sequence ATGTCTACCAATGCCAATTCGTACGGCGCAGGTATCATGGCAAAAACAGGCAAAGCCTTTGCTGATGAATACTTCGCCGAAGAAAATCAAGTTTGTAAAGAAACCAACGATGTCGTTTTGGTTCTGAAAAAATCAGATGAAATGAACACCGTCGTTCAAGAAATTTTGCTGGGTGATCATAAAGATGACAACCCCACACTGGTCGTAGAAGATCGTGCCGGTTACTGGTGGCTAAAAGCGACCGGTAAAATTGAAGTTGATTGTCGTGAAGTCTCTGAACTGCTGGGTAAACACTTTAGCGTTTATGACTTTTTGGTGGATGTTTCTTCAACTATTGGTCGCGCTTATACGTTGGATGAGACCTTTACCATCACATCAGAACTGATGGGTCTTGACGTCAAACTGAAAGATCTTGAAACCGTATAG
- a CDS encoding DUF2024 family protein, whose product MPMSHVFDTYAKTSKGKTLHFDVVLDEQDQQKAINCAKEWLQIIGETDAIVTSENCYFCHSAEAPTELRQQINAQGYAIYKLEGCPK is encoded by the coding sequence ATGCCCATGTCACATGTATTTGATACCTACGCAAAAACAAGCAAAGGTAAAACGTTACATTTTGATGTTGTTCTTGATGAACAAGATCAACAAAAAGCAATAAATTGTGCTAAAGAATGGTTACAAATAATAGGCGAGACCGATGCCATAGTGACCTCGGAAAACTGCTATTTTTGTCATAGCGCTGAAGCACCAACAGAATTAAGACAACAAATAAACGCGCAAGGATATGCTATTTACAAGCTGGAAGGCTGTCCAAAATAA
- a CDS encoding MarR family winged helix-turn-helix transcriptional regulator — protein sequence MEKVDVFDLIERMSTLIRSEERKKCTELGLQPVHFQALDYLSRCNRYSDTPAALTSFLGMTRGTVSQTLLLLVKKGFIEKTSDTTDRRIVHLSLLAEGHAILKQARTSDLFKSAALLFKEYNFIDNEEMFMKALTSLQKANKSKSFGLCKTCQYFTSTSVGFSCGLTKEPLSQNDSEKICQEHTPL from the coding sequence ATGGAAAAAGTTGATGTTTTTGACTTGATTGAACGCATGTCCACATTAATTCGTTCAGAAGAGCGTAAAAAATGTACCGAATTAGGCTTGCAGCCGGTACATTTTCAAGCGCTGGATTATTTGTCACGCTGTAATCGTTACAGCGATACACCGGCAGCATTGACCAGTTTTCTGGGTATGACGCGTGGAACGGTTTCTCAAACGTTATTATTGCTGGTAAAAAAGGGCTTTATAGAAAAAACCAGTGATACCACTGATCGGCGTATAGTGCATCTTAGTCTTCTGGCCGAAGGTCACGCTATTTTAAAACAGGCGAGAACATCGGATTTATTTAAGAGTGCGGCATTATTATTTAAAGAATATAATTTTATTGATAATGAAGAAATGTTCATGAAAGCACTCACATCATTACAAAAAGCCAATAAGTCAAAATCATTTGGTCTTTGTAAAACCTGTCAATATTTTACCTCAACATCCGTAGGTTTTAGCTGCGGGTTAACCAAGGAGCCTCTCAGCCAAAACGATAGCGAAAAAATATGCCAGGAGCACACACCTTTATAA